A single window of Danio rerio strain Tuebingen ecotype United States chromosome 15, GRCz12tu, whole genome shotgun sequence DNA harbors:
- the LOC100334706 gene encoding LHFPL tetraspan subfamily member 6 protein isoform X3 has protein sequence MASSLTCTGVIWALVSLLSAAASCVGFFMPYWLLGSQMDKAVSFGTFRRCSYPVRDEERQATVMLEQCGRYASFQGIPSVEWRICTVITGVGCGLLLLVGLTALMGCCISELISRSIGRAAGGIQFLGDPVLYIVTPAVKCC, from the coding sequence ATGGCCTCCAGCCTGACGTGTACGGGGGTAATTTGGGCTCTGGTGTCCCTGCTGAGCGCCGCTGCGTCCTGCGTGGGCTTCTTCATGCCCTACTGGCTGCTGGGCTCTCAGATGGATAAAGCGGTGTCCTTCGGCACCTTCCGCCGGTGCTCGTACCCCGTCCGGGATGAGGAGCGGCAGGCGACAGTCATGCTGGAGCAGTGTGGGAGGTACGCCAGCTTTCAGGGAATCCCGAGCGTGGAGTGGCGCATCTGTACGGTGATAACAGGGGTGGGCTGCGGGCTGCTGCTGCTGGTGGGCCTGACGGCGCTCATGGGCTGCTGCATATCAGAGCTCATCTCCAGGAGCATCGGACGCGCCGCCGGAGGGATACAGTTCCTCGGAG